One Arachis hypogaea cultivar Tifrunner chromosome 18, arahy.Tifrunner.gnm2.J5K5, whole genome shotgun sequence genomic window, CAGTGTGTTTAAAATCCTCAACTGCATCTTTCTCTTCATCACCAACATGAGAAGCTGCAGTTCCCTCTAATAAACAATGAAGAAGTTTCTCCTTTGATAGACGAACTCCAGAGCCAGCCTGATAAAACATGGGCTAAGAGGTGAACAAGATGCTCTTAACATATAAACGGTCAATCATCTGATACTAAATATTTACTTAGCAAGCCCTCCCCCGTACCTTGTGTTAACCTGGGATACTAACAAACTGGGATgccctttaaaaaaaaaaaaaaacagactaAAACTTAGTAAAAGTAAAATgtttcaagaaaaagaaaatggcaaCTCGATGCATATGTGGTGAATGGTGGTGTTAGCTGCTCTCTATGTTAGGTTACCATTGGGTAGTTAGTTACAATCGATTAGTTTGTTGTAAGTATAGACTATAGATAGAGGGAATAGGATGGAGAGAAGGGTGTCTAGTCAATTGGAATAGTTTGGGAGAGACTGGGGACTTAACTATATCAAGAACTCCCAATTCTATAGCAGAGTTTTTTACATCTTCAATATCAGTTCTAACACTGTAAGGTCCTAGATGAATAGACAGATATGTTGTACGAAATCTTCAATTATCCTTATTTATATTCTTACTATCCCATCCGATTTGATTGGCAAACAAAACAACTGGTATACTTTACGCATCAATATCTGCAAACAGAAATAAGAAATCAAACTCaaacgagaaaaaaaaaattaaaaaagagagcTTACCTCATAGTATAATTCAACAAAATCACGTTTGTAATTGTTTTCAACATCCCATGGGAGTGGTTGGTCTGCTGAAAACATGTTTGGAAGCTAAGGGTGTAATACATTCCCACATAAAAATAACACATTTAtgtagatattttaaaatcattaaaaaaagaaagagaaaaggataTGATATCAAGGTGAACTGAAAGCATGTCAGTCTCACAGAAATCCTCAATGAAATCACTGGACATAACCTCTGCATACAGAAGAAGGACAGGCCAATGAaggatattatttttgtttaacaCCGGTTTCTTTAACCCGGTGAGTTCTCGATACATTGCCTTTCCAATCTTCAATCCTCTATTTTCTATTGCAGACACAAGTTCCTGCATAGTTTTTGGTCGAAGCAAGGGCATGAGGTTCCATACAACAAAACACAGATAAAATAAGTAAGAAACAACTGGCAGTCCATACTTCTGCCTCCAATATGGCTTTAGAGACTTCAGCGTCAAGCTTCTCCTTCTCAGATATCTTCATACGAATCTGTTGGTCAAGCCTCTTAAGTTCCTCATTATTGGGGTCCAACTTAAGACCCTTTCGGCAATAGTCTTGTGCTTCAGCCAATAAATTCAGTGATAGAGATGCTTTGACAGCTCTATAAATGGCCTAATCATGATTTTTCATTGCTTGAGACATCAAATCAAGGGaatcacaaattcacaataaCAAACTTCATAAGGCAAAGTGTAACTGCTCAATTTAAGAATAGTTATTTTTGCTAATGTAGCATTCCGTATTTGGATATAGGTATAAAACTGAGAGtgcatatatatatttgaaacatAAATTGAGCACCTTTATGTTGGAGGGGGACAAGTTGAGTGCTTGTTGAGCATCAGAGAGGGCACGCCGGTGGTTCCCAAGAAGCAAATTGACATGCGCTCTGTTCGCAAAAAGAACAGAGCTCTCAGAATCATTCAATGCTTTCTGATTAATTGCCCTTGTGTAGCAATCAATTGCTTCGGAGTAATGCTTCTTACCCTTCTTCACATACTCGTTACCCTTTTCCTAATTCAAGAATGATAATAACACACAAATTGAAGgctcaaatgaaattaaatttaaaaaagaaacaaattgAAATGGTTAATGAGAAGTAGTGGTACCTACCTTGAGTTCAATGGCTGCAGATTCTTTGATGGCAGCAATGGCTTCAAGGTCTGCCTTCTCGGCTTCGGTGAGTGGCTCTGAACCATTTTCCATCCATAGCGCCATTTCCTGCTTTCtttcgtcttttttttttctttttttttttttgctttgccaACGGACGCAGCTTTTGTTTGTTTAGTTTCTGTTTAGAACATACCAGAAACTAGTTGGGACACTATGTAGGCGAAGTCAAAATTATTGTAGTATAGTTCTTGTGTACTatttgatagaaaaataaaacaaaataagatgcaatttttttcctttttcactgaTATGAAGTTAAAGTTTCAATGTTACATTACATCTCTTAGTAAAAACTAATCCTATATTGaaagaccaaaaagaaaaaaatatgaaaaaaaaatagcaaaacagaattttttaatta contains:
- the LOC112771855 gene encoding uncharacterized protein, coding for MALWMENGSEPLTEAEKADLEAIAAIKESAAIELKEKGNEYVKKGKKHYSEAIDCYTRAINQKALNDSESSVLFANRAHVNLLLGNHRRALSDAQQALNLSPSNIKAIYRAVKASLSLNLLAEAQDYCRKGLKLDPNNEELKRLDQQIRMKISEKEKLDAEVSKAILEAEELVSAIENRGLKIGKAMYRELTGLKKPVLNKNNILHWPVLLLYAEVMSSDFIEDFCETDMLSVHLDIMFSADQPLPWDVENNYKRDFVELYYEAGSGVRLSKEKLLHCLLEGTAASHVGDEEKDAVEDFKHTAGSPKWIKVNEKKTLQDILKEPNFVIPEIPVFYVVSKQSSFYSKFKSGKWAPPSI